In a genomic window of Magnolia sinica isolate HGM2019 chromosome 14, MsV1, whole genome shotgun sequence:
- the LOC131225656 gene encoding late embryogenesis abundant protein Lea5-like — protein MTRSFSNANLLAAIADGVTLALTRRGYSTGTWSVGRGISKQVEDTKKKVTMSLIKDRGPDTSSSWVPDPVTGYYRPGNRVVEVDAADLRELLLNQKFKSHQQ, from the exons ATGACTCGCTCTTTCTCGAATGCTAATCTTCTCGCTGCTATTGCCGATGGCGTCACTCTCGCTCTCACGAG ACGTGGATATTCGACGGGAACATGGAGCGTGGGGAGAGGGATTTCAAAGCAAGTAGAAGATACGAAGAAGAAGGTGACGATGAGCTTGATCAAAGACCGAGGACCCGACACTTCTTCTTCTTGGGTGCCCGACCCGGTAACGGGTTACTACAGACCCGGCAACCGAGTTGTAGAAGTCGACGCGGCCGATCTGCGAGAGTTGCTCTTGAACCAGAAATTCAAATCTCACCAACAGTAA